Proteins encoded within one genomic window of Fragaria vesca subsp. vesca linkage group LG1, FraVesHawaii_1.0, whole genome shotgun sequence:
- the LOC101291956 gene encoding uncharacterized protein LOC101291956 produces MPKCVGIGLRLPHRVSHLAAVYSCASSYSITSAVGCVPNRAKVVSKWSSGGRAPRRLVLGLGASFWAQLINMSGAVGGKAFTASARLKSGPSFEEILKNVDWPEQIPYKPEDFQRYDESPDTLFYESPRFVTHIDDPAIAALTKYYSKVFPPSNTPGVSMLDMCSSWVSHFPPGYKQERVVGMGMNEAELKANPVLTEYVLQDLNVNPKLPFEDNSFDVITNVVSVDYINKPIEVFKEMCRILKPGGLAIISFSNRCFWTKAISMWTSTGDADHGLIVGSYFHYAGGFEPPQGVDISPNPGRSDPMYIVYSRKLSAA; encoded by the exons ATGCCCAAATGTGTTGGTATCGGTCTCAGGCTTCCTCATCGGGTATCACATTTGGCGGCTGTTTATTCTTGTGCTTCTTCTTATTCGATCACAAGTGCAGTTGGGTGTGTTCCTAATCGTGCAAAAGTTGTAAGCAAGTGGAGCAGTGGAGGTAGAGCACCTCGGCGTTTGGTGTTAGGCCTTGGAGCTTCATTTTGGGCTCAGTTGATAAACATGTCTGGTGCTGTTGGCGGTAAAGCTTTTACTGCCTCTGCAAGGCTGAAGAGTGGTCCTTCCTTTGAAGAG ATATTGAAGAATGTGGACTGGCCGGAGCAGATTCCTTACAAGCCAGAGGATTTCCAGCGCTATGACGA GTCACCAGATACATTATTTTATGAGAGTCCTCGCTTTGTGACACATATTGATGATCCGGCCATTGCGGCACTGACCAAGTACTATTCTAAGGTGTTTCCGCCTAGCAACACTCCAGGAGTAAGCATGCTGGACATGTGTAGCAGTTGG GTCAGTCACTTTCCTCCAGGATACAAGCAAGAGCGAGTAGTTGGAATGGGAATGAATGAAGCAGAGCTAAAGGCGAATCCG GTTTTGACAGAGTATGTTCTTCAAGACTTGAATGTCAACCCTAAACTTCCCTTCGAAGATAATTCTTTCGATGTGATAACTAATGTC GTTAGTGTTGATTATATAAACAAGCCTATTGAAGTTTTCAAGGAAATGTGCCGGATTCTTAAGCCAGGCGGACTTGCTATAATTAG CTTTTCCAACCGATGTTTCTGGACTAAAGCAATTTCAATGTGGACATCAACTGGTGATGCTGATCATGGTTTAATTGTTGGGTCGTATTTCCACTATGCTGGTGGATTTGAACCTCCCCAG GGTGTGGATATATCTCCCAACCCTGGACGCTCAGACCCAATGTACATTGTATACTCTAGAAAGTTATCTGCTGCATGA
- the LOC101292246 gene encoding cytidine deaminase-like: protein MARPRFVIEASEAESMAKQSGLTVVQLLPSLVKSAQSLARVPISKFHVGAVGYGSSGRIFFGVNLEFPGLPLHYSVHAEQFLVTNLSIQSEPRLDYVAVSAAPCGHCRQFFQEIRRAQDINILITSDESGDDENDKSCGQFSPLRHLLPRRFGPEDLLGEDVPLVLEKHNNALSFINKPETFGDDLLIHALEAANRSHAPYSQCPSGVAIMDSEGKIYRGWYMESAAYNPSMGPVRAALVDYIVSGGGGYEQIVAAVLVEKEDALVKQEQTARLLLQTISPKLEFRVLHCK, encoded by the coding sequence ATGGCCCGACCCAGATTCGTAATCGAAGCCTCAGAGGCCGAGTCGATGGCCAAGCAGTCCGGTCTCACCGTCGTCCAGCTCCTCCCGTCCCTCGTCAAGTCCGCCCAGTCCCTCGCCCGGGTCCCCATCTCCAAATTCCACGTCGGAGCCGTCGGGTACGGGTCCTCGGGTCGGATCTTCTTCGGAGTCAACCTCGAGTTCCCGGGCCTCCCTCTCCACTACTCCGTCCACGCCGAGCAGTTCCTCGTCACCAACCTCTCGATCCAGTCGGAGCCCCGACTCGACTACGTCGCCGTCTCCGCCGCCCCCTGCGGCCATTGCCGCCAATTCTTCCAGGAAATCCGCCGCGCTCAGGACATCAACATCCTCATCACCTCCGATGAATCCGGAGACGACGAAAACGACAAGTCGTGCGGCCAGTTCAGCCCGCTCCGCCACCTCCTCCCCCGCCGGTTCGGCCCCGAAGACCTGCTCGGCGAGGACGTGCCGTTAGTCCTCGAGAAACACAACAATGCCCTATCGTTCATCAACAAACCCGAAACTTTCGGGGACGATTTATTAATCCACGCGCTGGAGGCGGCGAATAGGTCGCACGCGCCGTACAGCCAGTGCCCGTCTGGGGTGGCGATTATGGACAGTGAGGGGAAGATTTACAGAGGGTGGTATATGGAGTCGGCGGCGTATAATCCGAGCATGGGTCCGGTAAGGGCGGCGCTGGTGGATTACATTGTCAGCGGCGGCGGCGGGTATGAGCAAATCGTGGCGGCGGTTCTGGTGGAGAAGGAGGATGCTTTGGTTAAGCAGGAGCAGACTGCTAGGCTGCTGTTGCAGACCATTTCTCCCAAGCTCGAATTTCGGGTTTTGCATTGCAAATGA